A genomic window from Pseudomonas marvdashtae includes:
- the suhB gene encoding type III secretion system regulator SuhB codes for MQPMLNIALRAARSASELIFRSIERLDTIKVDEKDAKDYVSEVDRAAEQKIVDALRKAYPNHSILGEETGMHAGTGIEGEEYLWIIDPLDGTTNFLRGIPHFAVSIACKYRGRLEHAVVLDPVRQEEFTASRGRGAQLNGRRLRVSGRTSLDGALLGTGFPFRDDQMDNLDNYLGMFRALVGQTAGIRRAGAASLDLAYVAAGRFDAFWESGLSEWDMAAGALLIQEAGGLVSDFTGGHDFLEKGHIVAGNTKCFKAVLTAIQPHLPASLKR; via the coding sequence ATGCAGCCCATGCTGAATATCGCGCTGCGCGCCGCCCGCAGCGCCAGTGAACTGATCTTCCGCTCCATCGAGCGCCTGGATACCATCAAGGTCGATGAAAAAGACGCCAAGGACTACGTGTCCGAGGTCGATCGCGCCGCCGAACAGAAGATCGTCGACGCCCTGCGCAAGGCTTACCCCAACCACTCCATCCTCGGTGAAGAGACCGGCATGCACGCCGGCACTGGCATCGAAGGCGAAGAGTACCTGTGGATCATCGATCCGCTGGACGGCACCACCAACTTCCTGCGCGGCATCCCTCACTTCGCGGTCAGCATTGCCTGCAAATACCGTGGTCGCCTGGAACACGCCGTCGTGCTGGACCCGGTTCGCCAAGAAGAATTCACCGCCAGCCGTGGTCGCGGCGCCCAACTGAACGGTCGTCGCCTACGCGTCAGCGGCCGCACCAGCCTGGACGGCGCCCTGCTGGGTACCGGCTTCCCGTTCCGTGACGACCAGATGGACAACCTGGACAACTACCTGGGCATGTTCCGCGCCCTGGTCGGCCAGACCGCCGGCATCCGCCGCGCCGGTGCCGCGAGCCTGGACCTGGCTTACGTCGCTGCCGGTCGTTTCGATGCGTTCTGGGAGTCAGGCCTGTCCGAGTGGGACATGGCGGCAGGCGCCCTGCTGATCCAGGAAGCCGGCGGTTTGGTGAGCGACTTCACCGGCGGCCACGACTTCCTGGAAAAAGGCCACATCGTTGCCGGCAACACCAAATGCTTCAAGGCCGTGCTGACGGCGATCCAGCCGCACTTGCCGGCTTCGTTGAAGCGTTAA
- the cysE gene encoding serine O-acetyltransferase: protein MFERLREDIQSVFHRDPAARNAFEVLTCYPGMHAIWIHRLSGALWNMGWKWLARLVSNFGRWLTGIEIHPGAKVGRRFFIDHGMGIVIGETAEIGDDVTLYQGVTLGGTSWNKGKRHPTLEDGVVVGAGAKVLGPFTVGAGAKVGSNAVVTKAVPPGATVVGIPGRIIVKSDEEQDARRKAMAEKIGFDAYGVGEDMPDPVARAINQLLDHLQAVDGRLEGMCGALKDLGSNYCAKDLPELREEDFACVKDKDETRAS, encoded by the coding sequence ATGTTCGAACGTTTGCGTGAAGATATCCAGAGCGTTTTCCATCGTGACCCAGCGGCGCGCAATGCTTTTGAAGTGCTGACCTGCTACCCGGGCATGCACGCCATCTGGATCCATCGCCTGTCCGGCGCCTTGTGGAACATGGGTTGGAAATGGTTGGCGCGGCTGGTCTCGAACTTCGGGCGCTGGTTGACCGGCATTGAGATCCATCCGGGCGCCAAGGTCGGTCGCCGGTTCTTCATCGACCACGGCATGGGTATCGTCATCGGCGAAACCGCCGAGATTGGCGACGACGTCACGCTGTACCAGGGCGTGACCCTCGGCGGCACCAGCTGGAACAAAGGCAAGCGCCACCCGACGCTTGAAGACGGCGTCGTCGTCGGTGCCGGCGCCAAGGTGCTCGGGCCGTTCACGGTGGGCGCGGGGGCGAAAGTCGGCTCCAACGCCGTGGTGACCAAGGCCGTGCCCCCCGGCGCGACCGTGGTCGGCATTCCAGGTCGGATCATCGTCAAGTCGGACGAGGAGCAGGATGCCCGGCGCAAAGCCATGGCCGAGAAGATCGGCTTCGACGCCTACGGTGTTGGCGAAGACATGCCCGACCCGGTGGCCCGTGCCATCAACCAGTTGCTCGATCACCTGCAAGCGGTGGACGGGCGCCTGGAGGGGATGTGCGGCGCCCTGAAGGACCTCGGCAGTAATTATTGCGCCAAGGACCTGCCTGAACTGCGCGAAGAAGATTTCGCCTGCGTGAAGGACAAGGACGAAACCCGCGCCAGCTGA
- the trmJ gene encoding tRNA (cytosine(32)/uridine(32)-2'-O)-methyltransferase TrmJ has product MLQNIRVVLVNTSHPGNIGGAARAMKNMGLSRLVLVEPRSFPHHEADARASGAGDVLANAQVVATLEDALVGCNLVLGTSARDRRIPWPLLDPRECGTKVVEEAAQGAEIALVFGREDSGLTNEELQRCHFHVHIPSDPEFSSLNLGAAVQVLSYEVRMAWLKAEGQPSKVEKYEATSPRSETLATMDELERFYEHLEQTLVDIEFLDPDKPRHLMARLRRLYGRSSVSRAEMNILRGILTETQKAARGELIKRKE; this is encoded by the coding sequence TTGTTGCAGAACATTCGTGTCGTCCTGGTCAATACCAGCCATCCGGGTAATATCGGCGGAGCTGCGCGGGCCATGAAGAACATGGGCCTGTCGCGGCTGGTGCTGGTCGAGCCTCGCTCGTTTCCCCATCACGAAGCCGATGCCCGGGCGTCCGGCGCCGGTGATGTCCTGGCCAATGCCCAGGTCGTCGCCACGTTGGAAGATGCCCTTGTAGGGTGCAACCTGGTGCTCGGCACCAGCGCCCGTGATCGCCGCATACCCTGGCCGCTGCTCGACCCTCGCGAGTGCGGCACCAAAGTGGTCGAGGAAGCCGCGCAGGGCGCTGAAATCGCCCTGGTGTTCGGCCGTGAAGATTCCGGCCTGACCAATGAAGAGCTGCAGCGATGTCACTTTCACGTGCATATCCCCTCCGACCCCGAATTCAGCTCGCTGAACCTCGGGGCGGCGGTGCAGGTGTTGAGCTATGAAGTGCGTATGGCCTGGTTGAAAGCCGAAGGCCAGCCAAGCAAGGTGGAAAAATACGAGGCGACGTCGCCGCGCAGTGAGACACTGGCGACCATGGACGAGCTGGAGCGGTTCTATGAACACCTGGAGCAGACCCTGGTGGATATCGAGTTCCTCGACCCGGACAAGCCTCGGCACTTGATGGCGCGCCTGCGTCGGTTGTACGGACGAAGCTCGGTGAGCCGGGCGGAAATGAATATATTGCGCGGCATCCTCACGGAAACCCAGAAAGCGGCCCGTGGCGAGCTGATTAAGCGGAAGGAATAA
- the hscA gene encoding Fe-S protein assembly chaperone HscA, whose amino-acid sequence MALLQIAEPGQSPQPHQRRLAVGIDLGTTNSLVAALRSGLSEPLADEQGRVILPSAVRYHADHVEVGESAKLAAATDPLNTIVSVKRLMGRGLSDVKQLGDQLPYRFVGGESHMPFIETVQGPKSPVEVSADILKVLRQRAEAALGGELVGAVITVPAYFDDAQRQATKDAAKLAGLNVLRLLNEPTAAAVAYGLDQHAEGLVAIYDLGGGTFDISILRLTGGVFEVLATGGDSALGGDDFDHAIAGWIIEQAGLSADLDPGAQRQLLQTACAAKEALTDVATVEVAYGDWKAALTREAFDALIEPMVARSLKACRRAVRDSGVELEEVKAVVMVGGSTRVPRVREAVAEAFGRQPLTEIDPDQVVAIGAAIQADTLAGNKREGGELLLLDVIPLSLGLETMGGLMEKVIPRNTTIPVARAQDFTTYKDGQSAMMIHVLQGERELISDCRSLARFELRGIPAMVAGAAKIRVTFQVDADGLLNVSARELGSGVEASIQVKPSYGLTDGEIAKMLKDSFQHASDDKVARVLREQQVDAQRLIEAVQAALEADGERLLDAEERMVIEMRMQELSELIKGTDGYAIEQQTKRLSQVTDAFAARRLDSTVKAALAGRNLNEIEE is encoded by the coding sequence ATGGCCCTACTGCAGATCGCCGAACCCGGCCAAAGTCCACAACCGCACCAGCGTCGCCTGGCTGTCGGGATCGACTTGGGTACTACCAATTCCCTGGTCGCTGCCTTGCGCAGCGGTCTTTCCGAACCGCTGGCCGACGAGCAGGGGCGGGTGATCCTGCCGTCTGCCGTGCGCTATCATGCCGATCATGTCGAAGTGGGCGAGTCGGCCAAGCTGGCCGCGGCCACCGATCCGCTGAACACTATTGTCTCGGTCAAGCGCTTGATGGGTCGTGGTCTGTCCGACGTCAAGCAATTGGGCGATCAGCTGCCGTACCGCTTTGTCGGCGGCGAATCCCACATGCCGTTCATCGAAACCGTACAGGGCCCGAAAAGCCCGGTTGAAGTGTCCGCCGACATCCTCAAGGTCCTGCGCCAGCGTGCCGAAGCGGCGTTGGGCGGTGAGCTGGTGGGTGCGGTCATCACTGTTCCAGCCTATTTCGATGATGCCCAGCGCCAAGCGACCAAGGATGCGGCCAAGCTCGCCGGCCTCAACGTCCTGCGCCTGCTCAACGAGCCGACGGCCGCTGCGGTGGCGTACGGCCTGGACCAACACGCCGAAGGCCTCGTCGCGATTTACGACCTGGGTGGCGGCACGTTCGATATTTCTATCCTGCGCCTGACTGGTGGTGTTTTCGAAGTCCTGGCCACCGGTGGCGACAGTGCCCTGGGCGGCGATGACTTCGATCATGCCATCGCCGGCTGGATCATCGAGCAAGCGGGCCTCTCCGCTGACCTCGACCCGGGTGCGCAACGCCAACTGCTGCAAACCGCCTGCGCGGCCAAGGAAGCCTTGACCGACGTCGCCACGGTTGAAGTTGCCTATGGCGACTGGAAGGCCGCGCTGACCCGCGAAGCCTTCGATGCCCTGATCGAGCCCATGGTCGCCCGCAGCCTCAAGGCCTGCCGCCGTGCCGTGCGTGATTCCGGCGTTGAGCTTGAAGAGGTGAAGGCAGTGGTCATGGTCGGCGGGTCGACCCGCGTGCCTCGGGTTCGCGAAGCCGTCGCCGAAGCCTTTGGCCGCCAGCCGCTGACCGAAATCGACCCGGATCAGGTGGTGGCCATCGGCGCCGCGATCCAGGCTGACACCTTGGCCGGCAACAAGCGCGAAGGCGGCGAATTGCTGCTGCTCGACGTGATTCCGTTGTCCCTGGGCCTGGAAACCATGGGCGGCCTGATGGAGAAGGTGATTCCACGCAACACCACCATCCCGGTTGCCCGCGCCCAGGACTTCACCACCTACAAAGACGGCCAGTCGGCCATGATGATCCACGTGCTGCAAGGCGAGCGTGAGCTGATCAGCGACTGCCGTTCCCTGGCCCGCTTCGAACTGCGCGGCATCCCGGCGATGGTTGCTGGTGCGGCGAAGATCCGCGTGACCTTCCAGGTCGATGCCGACGGCTTGCTCAACGTCTCCGCCCGCGAGCTGGGTTCGGGCGTCGAGGCGAGCATCCAGGTCAAGCCGTCCTATGGCCTGACCGACGGCGAGATCGCCAAGATGCTCAAGGATTCCTTCCAGCACGCCAGCGACGACAAGGTCGCCCGCGTATTGCGCGAACAGCAAGTCGACGCCCAGCGCCTGATCGAGGCCGTGCAGGCCGCCCTCGAAGCCGATGGCGAGCGCTTGCTCGACGCCGAAGAGCGCATGGTCATTGAAATGCGGATGCAAGAACTTTCTGAATTGATCAAAGGCACCGATGGTTATGCCATCGAGCAGCAGACCAAGCGTCTGTCGCAGGTCACCGATGCCTTTGCTGCCCGCCGCCTGGACTCGACGGTGAAAGCCGCCCTGGCGGGGCGCAACCTGAATGAAATCGAGGAATAA
- the fdx gene encoding ISC system 2Fe-2S type ferredoxin, translating to MPQIIFLPHAEHCPDGMVVEAETGKSLLEVAHDNHIEIESACGGVCACTTCHCIIREGFDSLNEADELEEDYLDRAWGLEPTSRLTCQAKVGTEDLVVEIPKYSLNHAAEAPH from the coding sequence ATGCCGCAGATCATTTTCCTGCCACACGCCGAGCATTGCCCGGACGGTATGGTGGTAGAGGCCGAAACCGGCAAGTCCCTGCTTGAAGTGGCCCATGACAACCACATCGAGATCGAGAGCGCCTGCGGCGGCGTGTGTGCCTGCACCACGTGCCATTGCATCATTCGCGAAGGTTTCGACTCGCTCAATGAGGCCGATGAGCTGGAGGAAGACTACCTTGATCGGGCCTGGGGCCTTGAGCCGACGTCGCGCCTGACTTGTCAGGCCAAGGTTGGCACCGAGGACCTGGTGGTCGAAATCCCGAAATATTCGCTTAACCATGCGGCTGAAGCGCCGCACTGA
- the hscB gene encoding co-chaperone HscB, with translation MGTPCHFALFQLQPAFQLDLDQLSARYLELARGVHPDRFADASEAEQRRALEQSANLNEAYQTLKHPAKRARYLLAISGHELPLEVTVHDPEFLLQQMQWREELEDLQDSADLAGVAVFKRRLKDAQQTLNDSFAACWNDAAQREQAERLMRRMQFLDKLTYEVRQLEERLDD, from the coding sequence GTGGGTACTCCTTGTCATTTTGCGTTGTTCCAGTTGCAGCCTGCGTTCCAGTTGGACCTCGATCAGTTGTCCGCGCGTTATCTGGAACTGGCCCGTGGCGTCCATCCCGACCGCTTTGCCGATGCCTCCGAGGCGGAGCAGCGGCGGGCGCTCGAGCAGTCGGCGAACCTCAACGAGGCTTACCAGACGCTCAAGCACCCGGCCAAGCGCGCGCGTTACCTGCTCGCCATCAGCGGCCATGAGTTGCCGCTGGAGGTCACGGTCCACGATCCCGAGTTCCTGTTGCAGCAGATGCAATGGCGTGAGGAGCTTGAAGACCTGCAGGACAGCGCCGACCTGGCCGGAGTCGCGGTATTCAAGCGCCGCTTGAAAGACGCCCAGCAAACACTGAACGACAGCTTCGCAGCCTGCTGGAACGATGCCGCGCAACGCGAACAGGCCGAACGCCTGATGCGGCGCATGCAGTTCCTCGACAAGCTCACCTACGAAGTGCGCCAGCTCGAAGAGCGCCTCGACGATTAA
- the secF gene encoding protein translocase subunit SecF, which translates to MLRTINFMGVRNIAFGVTLFLTVLALFSWATKGLNYGLDFTGGTLIELTYERPADVTKVREQLASSGYSDAIVQSFGATTDLLVRMPGEDPQLGHQVAEALQKAGGDNPAQVKRVEFVGPQVGEELRDQGGIGMLLALGGVMLYLAFRFQWKFAVGAIVSLIHDVIVTVGILSFFQITFDLTVLAAVLAIIGYSLNDTIVVFDRVRENFRVLRKASLIENINISTTQTLLRTMATSISTLLAIAALLFFGGDNLFGFSIALFIGVMAGTYSSIYIANVVLIWLNLSSEDLIPPAATETEVDDRP; encoded by the coding sequence ATGTTACGTACAATCAACTTCATGGGCGTTCGCAACATTGCGTTCGGCGTCACATTGTTCCTTACCGTCCTGGCCCTGTTCAGCTGGGCCACCAAGGGCCTGAACTACGGCCTGGACTTCACCGGCGGTACGCTCATCGAGCTGACCTACGAGCGTCCGGCCGACGTCACCAAGGTGCGTGAGCAACTGGCGTCCTCCGGCTACAGCGATGCCATCGTGCAGAGCTTTGGTGCAACGACTGATCTGTTGGTGCGGATGCCAGGTGAAGACCCGCAATTGGGTCACCAGGTAGCCGAAGCTTTGCAGAAGGCCGGCGGCGACAACCCGGCCCAGGTCAAGCGCGTCGAGTTCGTCGGCCCACAGGTGGGTGAAGAGCTGCGCGACCAGGGCGGCATCGGCATGCTGCTGGCGCTGGGCGGCGTGATGCTCTACCTGGCTTTCCGCTTCCAGTGGAAATTCGCGGTGGGCGCGATTGTCTCGCTGATCCACGACGTGATCGTGACCGTGGGCATCCTGTCGTTCTTCCAGATCACCTTCGACCTGACGGTGCTGGCGGCGGTGTTGGCGATCATCGGTTACTCGCTCAACGACACCATCGTGGTGTTCGACCGGGTGCGTGAAAACTTCCGTGTGCTGCGCAAGGCCTCGCTGATCGAGAACATCAACATCTCGACTACCCAGACCCTGCTGCGGACCATGGCAACGTCGATCTCGACCTTGCTGGCAATTGCCGCGCTGTTGTTCTTTGGCGGCGACAACCTGTTCGGCTTCTCCATCGCGCTGTTCATCGGTGTGATGGCGGGTACTTACTCGTCGATCTACATCGCCAACGTGGTGCTGATCTGGCTGAACCTGAGCTCCGAGGATCTGATTCCTCCAGCGGCCACTGAGACTGAGGTGGACGACCGCCCGTAA
- a CDS encoding IscS subfamily cysteine desulfurase, with the protein MKLPIYLDYSATTPVDPRVAQKMSECLLVDGNFGNPASRSHVFGWKAEESVENARRQVADLVNADPREIVWTSGATESDNLAIKGVAHFYHTKGKHLITSKIEHKAVLDTMRQLEREGFEVTYIEPGEDGIITPAMIEAALRDDTILVSIMHVNNEIGTVNDIAAIGELTRSKGVLFHVDGAQSTGKVDIDLSKLKVDLMSFSAHKTYGPKGIGALYVSRKPRVRIEATMHGGGHERGMRSGTLATHQIVGMGEAFRVAKEDMAAENVRIKALSDRFFKQVEHLEELYVNGSLTARVPHNLNLSFNYVEGESLIMALKDLAVSSGSACTSASLEPSYVLRALGRNDELAHSSIRFTFGRFTTEEEIDYAAQKVCEAVTKLRALSPLWDMYKDGVDISKIEWAAH; encoded by the coding sequence ATGAAATTGCCGATTTACCTTGATTACTCAGCGACCACCCCGGTTGATCCGCGTGTTGCGCAAAAAATGAGTGAATGCCTGCTGGTCGACGGAAACTTCGGCAACCCGGCGTCCCGTTCCCACGTATTTGGCTGGAAGGCTGAAGAGTCGGTCGAAAACGCCCGCCGCCAGGTCGCCGACCTGGTCAACGCCGACCCGCGTGAAATCGTCTGGACCTCCGGTGCTACCGAATCCGACAACCTGGCAATCAAAGGTGTCGCGCATTTCTACCACACCAAGGGCAAGCACCTGATCACCTCCAAGATCGAGCACAAGGCTGTCCTGGACACCATGCGCCAACTGGAGCGTGAAGGCTTCGAAGTCACCTACATCGAGCCAGGCGAAGACGGCATCATCACCCCGGCCATGATCGAAGCTGCACTGCGCGACGACACCATCCTGGTCTCGATCATGCACGTGAACAACGAAATCGGCACCGTCAACGACATCGCTGCCATCGGCGAACTGACCCGCTCCAAGGGCGTCCTGTTCCACGTCGACGGCGCGCAGTCCACCGGCAAGGTCGACATCGACCTGTCGAAGCTGAAAGTCGACCTGATGTCGTTCTCCGCCCACAAGACCTACGGCCCTAAAGGCATCGGCGCGCTGTACGTGAGCCGCAAGCCGCGTGTTCGCATCGAAGCGACCATGCACGGCGGCGGTCACGAACGCGGCATGCGTTCGGGCACCCTGGCGACCCACCAGATCGTCGGCATGGGCGAAGCCTTCCGCGTGGCCAAGGAAGACATGGCTGCCGAGAACGTTCGCATCAAGGCCCTGAGCGACCGTTTCTTCAAACAGGTCGAGCACCTCGAAGAACTCTACGTCAACGGCAGCCTGACCGCCCGCGTACCGCACAACCTGAACCTGAGCTTCAACTACGTTGAAGGCGAGTCGCTGATCATGGCGCTCAAGGATCTGGCCGTGTCATCCGGTTCGGCGTGCACCTCGGCGTCCCTCGAGCCTTCGTACGTACTGCGCGCCCTGGGCCGCAACGACGAACTGGCGCACAGCTCGATCCGCTTCACCTTCGGCCGCTTCACCACCGAAGAAGAAATCGATTACGCCGCGCAGAAAGTCTGCGAGGCCGTTACCAAGCTGCGCGCTTTGTCGCCGCTGTGGGATATGTACAAAGACGGCGTCGACATTTCGAAAATCGAATGGGCGGCGCACTGA
- the iscA gene encoding iron-sulfur cluster assembly protein IscA: protein MAIQMTEAAANHIQRSLAGRGKGEGIRLGVRTTGCSGLAYVLEFVDEVGEDDQVFESHGQKVIIDPKSLTYLDGTELDFVKEGLNEGFKFNNPNVRGECGCGESFNI from the coding sequence ATGGCTATCCAGATGACAGAAGCGGCAGCTAACCATATCCAGCGCTCTCTTGCAGGGCGCGGCAAGGGCGAGGGTATCCGCCTGGGTGTTCGCACCACGGGCTGTTCCGGCCTCGCCTATGTACTGGAATTCGTCGACGAAGTGGGCGAAGACGACCAGGTATTCGAAAGTCATGGTCAGAAAGTGATCATCGACCCGAAAAGCCTGACGTACCTGGACGGCACCGAGCTGGATTTCGTCAAGGAAGGGTTGAACGAAGGCTTCAAGTTCAACAACCCCAACGTGCGCGGTGAATGTGGCTGCGGCGAAAGCTTCAACATCTGA
- the iscR gene encoding Fe-S cluster assembly transcriptional regulator IscR yields the protein MRLTTKGRYAVTAMLDLALHAQHGPVSLADISERQGISLSYLEQLFAKLRRSNLVSSVRGPGGGYQLSREMQGIQVAQVIDAVNESVDATKCQGLGDCHGGDTCLTHHLWCDLSLQIHEFLSGISLADLVTRREVQEVAQRQDQRRCNSKSLHLDKIEASAVE from the coding sequence ATGCGACTGACTACAAAAGGCCGATACGCCGTGACCGCGATGCTCGATCTGGCATTGCATGCGCAGCACGGGCCGGTGTCCCTGGCCGATATCTCCGAGCGCCAGGGCATCTCCCTGTCATACCTCGAACAGCTGTTCGCCAAGCTGCGCCGCAGCAACCTGGTTTCCAGCGTTCGTGGCCCCGGTGGCGGCTATCAGCTGTCGCGGGAGATGCAAGGCATCCAGGTCGCGCAGGTGATCGATGCCGTGAACGAATCGGTCGATGCGACCAAATGCCAGGGCCTTGGCGACTGCCATGGCGGCGATACTTGCCTGACCCATCATCTGTGGTGCGATTTGAGCCTGCAGATTCACGAATTTCTGAGTGGTATCAGCTTGGCCGACCTTGTAACTCGCCGTGAGGTGCAAGAAGTAGCCCAGCGTCAGGACCAGCGCCGTTGCAATAGCAAGTCGCTGCACCTGGACAAGATTGAAGCGTCCGCCGTCGAATGA
- the iscX gene encoding Fe-S cluster assembly protein IscX: protein MSYGWNDVQRIAEELAEAHEGLDPYSVGFVRLQQMILELPDFDATSGRVGEKVLEAVQELWAAELD, encoded by the coding sequence ATGAGCTATGGTTGGAATGATGTACAACGCATCGCGGAAGAATTGGCCGAGGCCCACGAGGGTCTCGATCCGTACTCTGTAGGTTTCGTCCGCCTGCAGCAGATGATCCTGGAGCTGCCGGACTTCGATGCCACTTCTGGCCGAGTCGGCGAGAAGGTGTTGGAAGCGGTCCAGGAGCTCTGGGCCGCAGAATTGGACTGA
- a CDS encoding glycine zipper 2TM domain-containing protein, whose translation MNKSMLVGAVLGAVGVTAGGAVATYSLVKSGPEYAQVLAVEPVKTQIKTPREVCKDVTVTRQKPVQDQHQIAGTVLGAVAGGLLGNQIGGGNGKKIATVAGAAGGGYAGNKIQEGMQERDTYTTTQTRCNTVNDISDKVVGYDVRYMLDGKEGKVRMDRDPGNQIPVSKEGQLILGQNEPAQ comes from the coding sequence GTGAACAAATCGATGCTGGTTGGTGCGGTATTGGGTGCTGTCGGTGTGACTGCCGGTGGTGCGGTCGCGACCTACAGCTTGGTAAAGAGTGGCCCCGAGTATGCGCAAGTACTGGCCGTGGAGCCGGTCAAGACCCAAATCAAGACCCCGCGTGAAGTGTGCAAGGACGTCACGGTGACCCGGCAGAAGCCGGTTCAGGATCAACACCAGATCGCCGGTACCGTGCTGGGTGCCGTAGCCGGTGGCCTGTTAGGCAACCAGATCGGCGGCGGCAACGGCAAGAAAATCGCCACCGTGGCGGGTGCGGCCGGCGGCGGTTATGCCGGTAACAAGATTCAAGAAGGCATGCAGGAACGCGACACCTACACCACCACCCAAACTCGCTGCAACACGGTCAATGACATCAGCGACAAGGTTGTGGGCTACGACGTTCGCTACATGCTCGATGGCAAGGAAGGCAAAGTCCGCATGGACCGCGACCCGGGCAACCAGATCCCAGTCAGCAAGGAAGGCCAGCTGATCCTCGGTCAGAACGAACCGGCCCAGTAA
- the iscU gene encoding Fe-S cluster assembly scaffold IscU, translating into MAYSEKVIDHYENPRNVGKMDAQDPDVGTGMVGAPACGDVMRLQIKVNEQGIIEDAKFKTYGCGSAIASSSLATEWMKGKTLDEAETIKNTQLAEELALPPVKIHCSVLAEDAIKAAVRDYKQKKGLV; encoded by the coding sequence ATGGCATATAGCGAAAAGGTCATCGACCACTACGAGAACCCGCGCAACGTCGGCAAGATGGACGCGCAGGATCCTGACGTCGGCACCGGCATGGTCGGCGCCCCGGCGTGCGGCGACGTAATGCGCCTGCAGATCAAGGTCAACGAGCAAGGCATCATCGAAGACGCCAAGTTCAAGACCTACGGCTGCGGCTCGGCCATCGCGTCCAGCTCCCTCGCCACCGAGTGGATGAAAGGCAAGACCCTCGATGAAGCCGAAACCATCAAGAACACTCAGCTGGCCGAAGAACTGGCCCTGCCGCCAGTGAAGATCCACTGCTCGGTACTCGCCGAAGACGCCATCAAGGCCGCCGTTCGCGATTACAAGCAGAAGAAAGGCTTGGTCTGA